One Nomascus leucogenys isolate Asia chromosome 22a, Asia_NLE_v1, whole genome shotgun sequence DNA segment encodes these proteins:
- the LOC100597796 gene encoding uncharacterized protein LOC100597796 yields MWELGQKQNNRAEDHGNCEGKTVSCCCHPLAVPPPGNQLSREPGAIGGRNQRLLETEEEEDIAMESREVEAMCWSCPVLLLDLFPVPTLPCSVSQRITFSLFLCPLVSGSLQPLDGPEETAEREKLGISPHFSQLQVLSLAAAISSTDSALAPRASVVPAFPWWLGSFCPLSFRQR; encoded by the exons ATGTGGGAGCTGGGGCAGAAGCAAAATAACAGGGCAGAAGACCATGGCAACTGCGAAGGAAAGACTG TCTCCTGCTGCTGCCACCcgttggctgtgcccccacctgGAAACCAGCTATCAAGGGAGCCTGGGGCAATAGGTGGCAGGAATCAGAGACTCCTGgaaacagaagaggaggaagacaTTGCCATGGAGAGCAGAGAAGTTGAGGCCATGTGCTGGTCTTGTCCTGTTTTGCTCTTAGATTTATTCCCTGTCCCCACTCTACCCTGTTCTGTATCACAGAGAATTACTTTTTCCTTGTTCCTTTGCCCTCTGGTTTCTGGGTCACTTCAGCCATTGGATGGCCCTGAAGAGACAGCAGAAAGGGAGAAGCTGGGTATTTCTCCCCACTTCTCTCAGCTTCAAGTATTGTCTCTGGCAGCGGCCATCTCTTCTACGGACTCAGCTCTTGCTCCAAGAGCTTCTGTGGTTCCAGCTTTTCCGTGGTGGCTGGGCTCCTTTTGTCCCTTAAGCTTTAGGCAGCGGTAG